Sequence from the Notamacropus eugenii isolate mMacEug1 chromosome 6, mMacEug1.pri_v2, whole genome shotgun sequence genome:
CAGGGTGGGCTTTCCTatagaagaggcattagactttCCTCCTGGGCACTGCAATGGATGGGAAGCAGTAAGGGGCAATGGAAAGGTCTCTCCATCAGAAGTCACTGGCTCTGTCatcgtcagtttcctcatctgtaaaatgggaaggcctttaaggtcccttccaactctaatctaGTTCCCTCTCCCTCTAAATTGCAGAAACAAAGATATCACCTTGATATAAAGCAGGAGTACTTACTTTGAAGTCCATAAACTTGGTTTTTGAAAAATAGATATTTCAATTTAACTTACTTTCTTTGAAATCTTGTGTTTTTTATGgtagacatttaaaaatattaggtTTCACCACATGGTGAATGCTTAGTTTGCTTTCTAATcttatgtactttattttatgaatCTACGAACATTACTCTGAGATGGGGTCCACAGTACACAAAAATGGTAAGCATTCCTGGTTTATAGGAAAACCTCCTAACAAATAGAGTGACCTCAAAGTGGAATGGTATCTATCTGGAAGGCAGAGGAGGGATGCCTAAGGTGCTGTGGAAGGATTCATGATCTGGACTGAGCTAGATTAGATATCCCTTCAGAAGTCACTCCCAGGTCTGAGGTCCCATGATTTTACAAGCCTTGCAGACTCAGTGTTCCATGGTGAGTCGAGGGCACTGCTCTTCAAATATAGTTCTCtgaagtgcctggcacttaatgttgactgattgattaattggttaACTGCCTTTCCTGACTCAAATCCTGTCACCTTGGAAAGAACAAAGCCGCTGTTTTTCTGGAGCATGGCACTACCATGATCCTATTCCCTCATAAAATATTTCAACCTTTGGGCTGCAAGATTCATTGGGTGGTTGGTTATTCAGGTCTCATGCCTCATGGCACCTCCAGCCCTAGGATTGGCTGATTGGATCAACCACTCGTAAAACACTGTTTGCCTATAATTGGGTCAACAAAGGCAAAGTATAAATGTACAAAGGTCCCTATTCTTAGCCCATAGCAGTTTCTgctccttccttctctgcctttTTCTACAGGACCTGAAGGAGGAGCAGGCAGACCTTCTGGACAAGAAGCTGGGAATGGGTATCTGTAAACCTTCCAAGGTCAAGCATGCCCGAGTTTTGCTGCTGGGACTGGATTTCTCAGGGAAGTCAACAATCCTTTACAAACTAAAGCAAGCCAAAGACTTCATGACCATCCCAACCATTGGCTTCAACGTGGAGATGATAGAGATGGAGAAAAACATTCATCTCACAGTCTGGGATGTCGGAGGGCAACTCCATATGAGGGACCTTTGGAGCCATTACTGTGAGAACATAGATGTGTTGGTGTATGTGGTTGACAGCACTGACCACAGGCACCTAGAGGACTCTAGAAGAGAATTCGAGCTTCTCCTGAAGAATGAGCACATCAGGAGTGTTCCAGTCCTGTTGCTAGCCAACAAACAAGATCTTCCTGGAGCTTTCACAGCTGAGGATATCACCAGGAAATTCAAGATGAACAAAAACTGTGGTGACCGGGACTGGTACGTTCAGCCCTGCTGTGCCACCTCAGGGGACGGTCTGACTGAAGGTTTCCACAAAGTGACAGAGTTTATCAAAAGCTACAGGAAATCCGCACAAGCCACTTTGGCCTTCTTCaaacagaatccaaacttcacagggaaCTCCAGGTATGAAACATTACCTTAACTGCCAAATTAATTGGTGTTTTCATTACTTCTCTTGTATTACTTttaaagtgtgtatatatatatatatatatatatattctctgttACAAGGGATGACTTGCTAGGGaggcaaggggaaaggagatatttataaataagatttaaataccaatttttttaaagcattgtgcAAGGGTGGGATGTCAAAGCTGATTGAAAAATTgtactttgtgaccctggaatTTAAACTGGAGAGCACTAAAATCACTTCCAAAAGTTATTCAttctataagtatttattaagcacctggtgTATGTCAAGCACTTTTCTGGGCAgtagggatacaaaagcaaacagACTTCCTCCAAGGAGCTTCTATTGTACTGGAGTATGGAACAGCAttgcaatatataaatatatatataaattaattggTGTTTGGGGGGTACAGTAACTGTTGGCTGGGAATGGGATGGAGGAAACCTCTTTCCGGAAAAGAAGCTttggctgagccttgaaggaaggtagggaCTCTCACAAGTAAGGATGAAGGAAGGGCACTCCAGGCTTTgtggagtggggtgggagggaccATCTGTAGCAAGGACAGCGAATGACATCTGTTGGGAAGAGAGCAAGTTAGCTATTTAGCTTTTCCCAGTCAGAGCGTAGGAATGCCAATGAGACAATCAAGTTGCCTTGTGGGTATTGGGGGATGGTTGACTGTTGTTGCTGGCAAACTTTTCCGGAGGAGCtgtatcttttaattttttatttaacgGCTCAGCACATTATAGTTGGAGAGTTTCTATTTTTAGCCCCCTTGTTTAGCGCTCAGTTGGACAGtttgaaaggagaaatgaaaggagGATTGGGTTCAGCCGACGTTGACGTTCACTTACTATTGAGTCATTTACTGCTTTGTCGCTTATCTGCGGCCACTGTGCATTGTTTCAGCTAGCTCTCCGGGATACTCTTTCAGAATAAACTCAGCTCTAAGCCTTGGGGCTCAGTTTCCAGTTCGCTCTCATGAACTAGTTGGCTAGTAGGGGTGGGGGTAAAGGGGAAATGTGATTTTAATTTTGGAAGGGGGAAATTGTGGCAAGGCACACGCACAGAAAGGCCTTGCTTTGGGGTCCACCTTTCACCTGGATCCCAGCCAGACTGGTTGGAAGGACGGCTGCCCAGAATTTCCTTGCTTAGTCTCAAGCCAATTTAACACAGGTTATTTATTGCACAGGGGCTACTCCGGGCCGGTTGGGTATGCTGACTCATACCCTAAAGCTTAGGGGGTGATTTCACAGGCTCCTGGCACCAGCCTACGGTTTGAGCCTGGACCGGGGCCAGGTAGGCAGTTTGAGAATATAGCCACCCTATGAGGCAAGCTGCAGGCTCAACTTTATCTCTCAAATCCTAAAAACCTCAGGAGGGTTAGGTGAGTTCCAAGATAATCTGGGAGTTCTAAATCAACTAGAAAGAGACTCCCTGGAGTTGGGGGCGTCAGAGGAagaggggtggggtagggaggggaaggaaatttGGCCTGAACTGGAATTCCCCCAAGCGTGACTCAGAACGTTCCCCAGGGCCCTACAACTAACCTCCTCCCCCAAGGCTCATTCTGACTAGGAGCAAAATGACCCCAGACAGGAGCATTAGAGTCTGGTCAGGTAGGTCagtaatgcaagtattattatgcccatttcagagatgtggaaactgaggctcagagagatcaagaaactCCCCACAGATATATGACTAGTAAATGGAAGAGCCAGGACCTAAACCCAGGTCTTTATATACACTTTGCTGCCTAAGTTAGATCCTCCTACATGTGGTCAGATATAACCCCTCAAGGTCTTTTTAGTTGGTGCCCAATTACCCTTTTTTTCCTCAACTGGTGTTTTTCTTTATGTCACCCAATTGCACAAGTTTACCCTCCTCCATATAGAGAATCATTGgatgttagagctgaaaaagaccttagagattgtctaaTCCAAATTCCTCTttgtacaaataaggaaactgaggcagaggccaGTAAAGTCACTTGTCTGAGATCATTTACACCTAGTAAGaagtagaactggaatttggacccAGGGTTTCTGACTCTACGTCTCTATTATGCCAGGACAAAGTCTAATCTTAAGCTTCCAGAAATGGAAAGCCACACTGGGACCCAGCAATGGAAGGAGCATGCTAATGAGACCTGGACTTGGCTCTCAGGGACTCTGGATAGGAACTGGACCCTTCCTTGATGTGTGGCCTTGAGCCAGTCATGTCACCTGTGTAAGTCACAGTTCCCTCCTCAGGGGACAATGCATCTAAAGCCCTTTACAGACTTTCCCAGGCTCTCTAAatgtggttttggtttttgttgctGCTTCTGCCTCTGCTGTTAACCCAGCAGCTCAGCCAAACTTAGAAAGCTCTTGGCTGTTGTGGGAACTGTGACTACATACCTGACTACAGGTGTCCTGCCTGTTTGCCAACATTTCACAGTTCTCTTACCCCACTTAGCAAGGTAACAAGGTAAGCAGCTGAAGAGAGACCGTTCTTAAACGTTGTCATATAATTATTGTTtctaaattttataataaatatttacagtCTCAAACAAGCAgcacttctctttctctctctctttcacacacacacaaacacacacatacacatccctTCCCCTATTCCCATTAAAAGTCTTTAcctgtttgtaattttttttaatttctaaaaacattatcatttattttaaacatgttttcctttttaaaatttcagttccaaattctctccctccatcccactcagaaataaagaatgaattCTACCTCTTTCCTTTAAACTTCCCTGCCCTCATTAGAAAGTCAGGGAGATGGGCTGGTAAGagagggcttggggtctgagaaccTGGGGTGGAACTCCAACTCTGACAcgacttgtgtgaccttggcaaagctCCTGTCTACGAAATGACAGGGATAGCACTAGAGACCCCTAAAGTCGCTTCCCAATCCAAATGTATGAATCAGTAATTCTGTGACACCCTCATCTCTTTGTTTGGTAGAAGTCATCCCAAACTTCAGGATGCCCACCTGCTTCCCCCAGCCCTAAGCCAGACTGGGCCCCTTTCACTTTTTTCACTCCCGTGTATGGCACCCTTCCCCTCTGTTGCCTGCTCCCTGGGACTGCCCCTCCTAGACTAGTGTCATATCCCCAGGCTTCAATCCATATTTGTCACCTTCTGACAGAGTCAAATCTGGAGATGAAGCTGAAGGCTTAGGGTTCAGGGAGGGGAAGCCTCCTAGCCCAGGTTTCCAGCACTCTGACCACTTGTGTCCCCAAATGCTCCTTCCAGCTCCTGAAGCAGAATGCATGCTAGAATGAGAGCCTGAaaatctaacttttaaaaaaatgggattttaactgagacagGCAGCCAAagagagaggtgaggaaagagagtgTTCTAGGCATAGGGACAACCTGTTCAAACTTGCAGTTGGGAAAGGGAGGTGGAGCTGGGAGGTCAAAGCAGCTGAATCCTAGAGTACCATGGAGAGGAATGAAGTATAAGAAGTATGAGACCAGGTTGTGAAtgcctttaaaagtcaaacaggagGTTTTATATTTGACGCGGAGGgttatagggagccactggagttcacaGGGATTGTGGGTGGTAGGGTGAGGAAATTCTTGGAATGGTCAGAATTTTGAtttcagaaaatcactttagtggttgaatggaggaGGGATTGAAGTGAGAAGAGACATGAGGTAGGCAGAGACACCAGCAGCTACTGCAAGGGTCCGGATGAGAGCTGGGGGCAGCGTCAGAGGAGGGGGAGTGGCGTACAGGTGACAGGTTCTGAAGTagagacttggcaacagattggatatgtgggctGAGAGAGTGAGGGGTTGAGGATGACACCCAGGTTGTGAGCCTCCATAATAAGGAAGCTCCAAGAAAGAAGGATTTTGGGGGGAAGATAAGAAGTTGTTATGGCCATGTCAAATTTAAGATGTCTGAAGAGCATCCAATAAGATAGTGATCTAGTTAGATATAGCCAATAGAATCGTGAGATCACCaagcccccccaaaaaatacagGGGAAAAGGCCCAAGGTAGAACCCGGAGGACTACCACAATTAGTAGATGTGACCTGGAGGGACATcagcaaaagagattgagaagggATCAGACAAGTACAAGGAGGTCTAGAAGAGCCGACTTGTGAAAACCTATGGAGAAGGGAGTAAGGGGCATTGTTAAAAACTACAGAGAACTCAGGAAGAATGGGGACTGAAAAAGGCCTTTGGGCTTGgccattggtaattttggagagagaaagTTTCGGGCGAATGaagaggtcagaagccagaaaCCAGAAGAAGTCAGAAGCCAAGAATTCCGATGatagtgagaggagagaaagtggagtcATCGATTACAGACAGACAGTGATAGTGGGGGCAGGGTTGAGGAAGACCAGGGTGTATCTGAAGGCAGCAAGGAAGCAGCCCGTGCAAAGGTCAGGACGCTGGTTCCTCTCAGGATCTCGTGGGAGGAGTCAGTCCCCTGCAGTTCTATAATCTGTGTCTAGGGAGTGAGTCTGCACACACCAATCGAATCACATTTGCCTACCTGTTTATCAAACTTCATTCCTTTAAAGCAGAGGTGGGGTTCCCCATCCTGCTTTATACTTTATCTCATCGAATCATCTTTACCAAAGTTATTAGAAAGCGTCTGATGGCTGCAGTAATAGAAAGCATAGTATAAAAGCACCTAGGTAGTACAGGGGATAGAGGACtccacttggagtcaggaagacccaagttcaaaacctACTTGGGACACCCagaagctgtgtgatcctgggcaagtcactcaacctcagtcttcctcagtttcctcttctgtcaaattaggaataatagcacctacttcccaaggtttaTTGTGAGGGTAAAGAGAGATAACATTtgtcaagtactttgcaaaccttcaagtgttatataaatgctagctagtgtTATTTCTTGGGGTATTGGAGAAGGAACTGTAGaattccaaaataaaatacaaaagaacaaGAAACTCAGGTTAAGGGCAATTCACTCACAACTAGGAGCAGAGGGTAATAGATTTGTaggtagaaggaacctcagaagtcagttcatccaatctcttcattttaaatgaggaaactgaggcccagagaggagaagtgatTTGCTAGTCATAGAAGTCGATAGTGTCAAGGGTAGGATTTCAtctgaggtcttctgactccacaatCATCGTACCCTCCTGCCCCCTGGGCCAATAAATGGAGGAACATGGGATGATCTTGATGAAGGACACCTAAACTGTTGCGGGCAGGCTTCATCTTTTTTACCTGCCTCTATCCAACTCTGCTGTGATCAtcgttctctctcttctctttccctctctcttccctcctcccctccctccctccctccctctctcccttcccagcccCTACCCCTCAGGTGACTCCATTGATTTCTACCTCGGTAACAAGAAATGAACACTGGTCTGGGTGTGATGGGAGGAACTTCTCCACTAAAGCAGCCTAGCTCTGGACTCAAGCAGTCCAGGTTCAGTCCTTGGAGAGCCTGGTCTCTAAAGAAAAGGTTTAGGCTCTTTCTTGTGATCTCTGACCCTTTATGTTTGCacctcagaaaaaaaatcacttaaagcTTGGGTTTAGTTTATGTGTAGGACCCCCCAAAATGGAGGGGTAGAAAAGTACTCAGTGTACAATTTAGATCAGATATAGGACAACTATTTATTTACTAGACACAAGAGACATTCTTAGAACACAAAGATTTATAAGAGTACATTACCAAAGACTTAAAATACTGAATAGTAACAACTCATAACTTCTATTATATATACTCTCAGGAAGTTGATTTTTTACATGAAACATTTTGTAGACCTTCTGAATAGCCATTTCACCTTCATCTTAGCTCCATACTATCTGAGCAACTCCCTTAAGATTCATATCTCCTAGCAAGCTCGGTAATGGCTTGGGTTCTTTCTCCAGCAATGGTCATTTTTCTCTTCCGAGAAGCATTTATTGTAAGTTCAGGACAAAAATCATACATTGCAGCTGGTACCAACCGAACGTCTGTAGGGCCTAAGATTTTTCAAATTCATGAGGTTGCCTCCAAGGCATTGACATTTGGAAACCTATGCTCGTTGAAATAAATCCAAGCAGAAATAGCAGTCAGAAGGGCCAAGATCAAGACTCAGCCTCTCCTGGGAAGCACATGTGCTCACCATCACATTCATCCCTAGGGTGCAGATGGGTAAGAGGGGCTCCCAGCGTTCTCCCACACTTGAAGAATGCCATAGGGCAGTCACTTCTTTTAAATTCTACTGGATGACCTGGTTCTACTGCTTCAGTGGCCAGTCCTCTTTGATTCACTGCACCTCCATTCCCTCTGCTGTCACAGGGAACAAAGAGAGGGTTGTTGCGTCATTTCAAAGTCCTTCAGTGCTgagcacccctcccccccaactatCCAGTGGAACTTAGTTCAGCTCTACCCATGATCTTAGGGGTATCCCTTCCACACCAGAGCAAAGTCAATGGGACTTCCCCAGAGGGCAATAGCCCTAAAGCCTAGTtatcaaagtctctctgaaggtAAATAAAAGACCTGAGAAAAGCAGGTTAGCTCCTCCTCCCCGCTGTTTCtcattcttctccctctttccctgtgCTTTTCCGATGTCCTGCCCCTGCTCCTTTCGGTGTGAGCTGCTAAATATTAACACACTCACTACTACGATACCTACTTCTCAAGGTTGCtgcaaggaaagcattttgtaagcccTAAAAAAGAAATCGAAATGGAAATAATTCTCCTTCATATTACTTCCTTGTCCACCACCCTGAGGCCCCTTTTCCAACTCCGCTTCCTGGTACAGAACGCCCATAATAACTGAGTGTTTTTCATCCCAAATCTAAATCTTATTTCAGCCTTCTGTGTATAAAGACTAATATCAGCACCAGTGTGTGATTTTTgtcctttaaa
This genomic interval carries:
- the ARL14 gene encoding ADP-ribosylation factor-like protein 14 isoform X2; protein product: MGICKPSKVKHARVLLLGLDFSGKSTILYKLKQAKDFMTIPTIGFNVEMIEMEKNIHLTVWDVGGQLHMRDLWSHYCENIDVLVYVVDSTDHRHLEDSRREFELLLKNEHIRSVPVLLLANKQDLPGAFTAEDITRKFKMNKNCGDRDWYVQPCCATSGDGLTEGFHKVTEFIKSYRKSAQATLAFFKQNPNFTGNSRT
- the ARL14 gene encoding ADP-ribosylation factor-like protein 14 isoform X1, with the translated sequence MGICKPSKVKHARVLLLGLDFSGKSTILYKLKQAKDFMTIPTIGFNVEMIEMEKNIHLTVWDVGGQLHMRDLWSHYCENIDVLVYVVDSTDHRHLEDSRREFELLLKNEHIRSVPVLLLANKQDLPGAFTAEDITRKFKMNKNCGDRDWYVQPCCATSGDGLTEGFHKVTEFIKSYRKSAQATLAFFKQNPNFTGNSRSVKHLLNSYYMPSTVPSSRDTKKGQKTVLL